The segment GGCGCCCTGGAGAAGCTCGCCTGGGGCATGCCGACCTTCCGGCTCGCCGACCGCGGCCGGATCTTCGCCTCCCTCGACGACGACGACCGCTCGATGGGCGTGAAATGCCCGATGGACGAGCGGGCCGAGCTGATCGCCGCCGAGCCGGCCAAGTTTTTCCTGCTCCCCGGCCACGACGACAACTACGCCTGGCTCCGGGTCCGCCTGGCGGCCCTGGACGACGAGGCCGAGCTGTACGCGATCCTGCTCGACTCCTGGCGCCAGGCCGCCCCACCGACCCTCCTGACGTCCCACCCCGACCTCGCCGGCCAACCCCCTCGCCATCACTGACGGTGACCCCCTCCTCCCGGTACGCCACAGCCGGAAAGCCGTTCGTGACCACGCCTCGGAGTGCGGTATTGTTCTCATGCGCGTCCGGCGTAGGGGAAACCCCAGGTCAGACGGGCAGCGGGACGTGGCGCAGCTTGGTAGCGCACTTGACTGGGGGTCAAGGGGTCGCAGGTTCAAATCCTGTCGTCCCGACCAGCTCTTGAAGCAGGTCGCAGGCGGTATCGGAGAAATCCGGTACCGCCTTTTCGTTGTTCTTGGGGACCACAGGGTCCAGCGGCGCCATCCGGGGGCGGGGCGGACGGCGAGAGTGGGGGCTGTCCCGGCACCGGTGATCTGGGTGAGGTCGGGGTGGGACGTTACGAGGGAGCCGTGTCCGGCGATCTTGCGGAGGACGTGGGCGGGGACTCCGGCGTCGGCGAACCAGGTGAGTCCGGTGCGGCGGCAGATCGTGGCGCCGCAGGTGTTCGAGGCCGAGGGAAGTGACGACCTAGTCCCAGTGGGCATGGTGGTGGAGATCCGTCCGCCGCGCGGCCCGGTGAAGGGCCGTGCGTCGGGGTTGGGGCCTGCGGCGAGGATCCGTTCGGCGACGAGCGGCCGGATCTCCTCCATGATGGGGACGTGGCGGGCGCGTTTGCCCTTGGTGCTCTTGTCCACGAGCCCGCCGGGCGCGGGAGTGGTCTGCCGGCGGACGGTCCAGATTCAGTTCACCGGGTCGATGTCGGCGACGCGGACGCCGGAGACCTCGCCGATGCGTGCGGCGGTCGCGGCGGCGAAGACCACGACCTCACCCCATCCCTGGTAGTGGCCGTGGGAGCGGTCGACGAGTGCGTGGGCGAGGCGGAGGAGGGTGGGCCAGTCCCGCAGGGCGAGGGCACGGGGGTTGTCGAGTTCGTCCTCGGCCTGCTTGTACTCGCGCTGCCAGCCGGTGACCCGGGCCGGGTTGACGGTGATGAGCCCGTCCCGGACCGCCTGCTCCATCACCCGGACCAGAACGGCCAGGCTGTTCTTGACGGTGGAGCGGCTCTGCTCGTCGGCGATCCAGCCGTGGACGGTGCGGTCGACAGCCCCGTTGGTGATCATGCGGACGGGGAAGTGCCCGAGCGCGGGGACCACCCGGCGGCGCCAGCCCGCGAGATACGGATCCAGCGTCTTCAACTCCAGACCGCGCAGCGCCAGGTCCATATTGGCGGTGCCGTACTCGGCCAGCGACATGGTGGCCACATCCGGCGCGATCCCCGCCTCAGCGGCCTTCAGGATCCCCGAAATCCACTCCTCGGCCTCATCCAGAGTGCCCTTGCCCTCGGAAAGTGACCTGCGGCGCCTGGAGACGGGGTCGAACCAGCGGACGCGGGCACGGTAGGGCGAGGCCCGGTTGGGACGGTGCTCGATGTCGCCGGCCACCCGCACACCGAGCGGGACAGTCTCGGTGTAGGGCATCAGCTCACCGAACCCGGGCGTGACACGGCGTTCAGCGAGCCAGGTCGCCACATCGCGGGCGCTGTAGAGAACGATCCGCCCGCTCACCGGGATGTACGGGGGGCCTTGCCGGGGATGCGCGGTCCGCCAACGCCGGAGAGTCGATGGGTCGACGCGGAGAAGACGGGCGAGCTCTCCAGTTGAGTACCAACCGCCGGACAGCGGCGCGTCCGGATTGGTCTCGGGGGATATGTCGGATGAGGTGGAACGAGTGGGCATGGAATCCTGAGGTGGCGGCGGGGTGGGTGACGGCGGGAGAGCGGAGAAGAAGGGGGGTGCGTGGGGGTAGTTCACCCTTTAAGCCTCTGGATGCTCCCCGGTTTCCGAAACCCGTGATTATCTGCCAGAATGCCCGCCGCGCGCCCTGAATGGGACTGCATGGTTCTCGACACACCGTTACGGTGAACCGTGCGGCTACTGATCGCACGACGCCACCGAGGAGTACATGAACGACCCCGTTGCCCCGGACGCTGCCGCTCGGTCCGAAGGCGAGACGACACCTGTACCCGCCGATGGCCCTCAGGATGCGGTTGCCGGGGTTGCCGGGGTTGCCGGGGTTGCCGGGGTTGCCGGGGTTGCCACCACCCCGGTCGGTGAAGCTGGGCGAGGCTCGAGTACCTACGCGACCGGCGGTGGCGGCGTTTCGTTCGCGCACCGCGTTGCGACTGTCTATCTGGCTGGCATGTTGACCCGCGAACGACGGGCGGAGGCATCTGGACTGCCGGTCCGGAGGGTGTCGTTCCAGACCGGTCCTGCGCACCCGGTGGATGACCTTCTGATTGAGTGCGGCGATGAGGCAGCTGAAGTCACCCTTGCTGTGGCATGCCGGGCAACGCCGAACTTCGTCCAGAGCCACGACGAGACGGTGAAGCTCGTCGAGTCGCTGCTCGCCGAGGTCGAGAAGTTCAACTCCGACACTCACCTGGTAGCCGTCGCGACCGCCGGTCGGTCCAATCAATGGGACCAGCTCTCAACGCTCTCCGGCATCGCGCGGTCTCACGCTGACCCGGAGTCGTTCCAAGCGGCCATGGCCGTCGACGGCCGGTGGCCGAAGCCGGTGCGTGAGCGCCGAAACCACTTTGTGAAGATGGTCGCGAAGGCCGTCGAAGACGACACAACGCCGGAAGAGGTCCTGTGGCTGACGTGGCGGCTGCTTGGCCGGCTGCACATCCTCGGCTTCGCGGTTCAGAGCCCGGACGAAGGTGACCGCGCGGCGGTCGCGTCATCGCTGGACGGCGTGACCACGGATGCCGCCGACGGAGTGGCGGCCCGGGACCGCATCGAGATCGAGGCAACCCGCTACGACGCGACCGGCGCCGTGGTGGACCTCAACGTGCTTCGCCGTGACCTACACATGGTCTTGGACTCGGCCGCGACTCGAAGCCGTCACGTGTGGTCGGTGCTTGCCGAACAGCGCAAGCTGGCTGTTGCCGGCGTGCGGAACACTATTGGTGATGAGTCATCCGGTGGTCCGGTCGAGATCTCGTTCGCTGATCGCCGCGAGCAACTCTCCGATGCCTTGCGCGAGGCCGGTACTCGTGCTTCGGCTCTGTTGGTATCCGGTGAATCGGGCACCGGCAAGAGCGCGTTGACGCTGTCAGCGATCGCAGAATTGGAAGCCTCAGACCCCGCCGGCTTCCAGGGGGTGGTGGTGAACTTCCGCAGCCTTCCGCAGTCGGCTCTGGAGCTGCGTGCTGCACTCGGGATGTCAATGGAGAAGGTGCTCGCGGAACTATCAGCACCGTCTCGGGTTCTGGTCATCGACGCGGCTGATGCCGCTCTGGAACGGTCTTCCGGCCTGTTTGGTGACTTGGTACTGGCGACGGCTGCGGCGGGCGTTGGGCTCGTCGTGGTGACATCCGACGTGGCGTCAGGTTTCGTGCGGGAGCAGGTGGAGCTGGGGTTCGAGAAGCCCATTTCATCTTTCGCGATGAACCCCTTGGGCGACAAGGACATCTCAGTTGTCTCAGACCGCCTTCCGCTTCTGCGTGCCGTCCTGCGGGACCTGCCTGCGAACTCGCTGCTGCGCAGGCCCGTTGTACTGGACCTTCTGGTCCGGACGGGTGCGGAGCCCGATAGCTCTCTGGGCGAGTGGGAGTGCCTTCAACTGGTATGGAACAGGGTTGTCCGGGGCGACGGGCGCCCCGGAGTCGGATCGGCAGAGGCACGGGAACGGACATTGCTCGCGGTGGCCGCGGCGGCGATGGAACTGCCCACAGATCGTCGACCTGATGCAGGCATCGATGCTGCGGCAGTCGATGTGCTGCGCCGGGACCATCTGCTCGCGCCAGCGAGCCCCTATCGGGACCGTCCGGAGTTCGCACACGACGAAGTCCGGCGGTACGCGACGGCTATCCTTCTCGTCCGCGGCCAGAGTCCAACCGAGCTGCTGGAGGCAACTGGGGCGCCCCGGTGGGCACTGTCGGCCGCCACCCTTGCGTGCAAGGGACTGCTCAAAGCACCGGACGCTCGACCCGTTCGGATGTTCATCGAACTCCTCTCGCAGTTCACGACGTTCGCCGCAACGCATGGTCCCCGGTGGACCGACGTCCCGGTGGAGGCGGTCCTGGAGACGCCATTCGCGTACGAATGCCTGAAATCAGCGACTACACACCAGCCGGCCGGCCTGGCGCTCGGCGACGTGGTTCGAGTTGTTCAACAACGCCACAGAGGAAACGGGCTGGTCGACCGTTTGATCACGAAACCCGTTGTACAGGTTCTTCTCGATGACGAAAAACCGTGGGATATCTCGAAGGATTCGTTCGAACTGCTCGCGGACTGGCTGCAAGCCCTGCCCCTGGAAAACACCCCGGCCGGCAGCGAGCTACGAATCCGTCTGCGAGACCGTCTCCTCGCCTACTGGAATTCGCTCCCTGTACGCGACACCAGCAGCGACAGACAGCCCGAGTGGATGCCTCGGCGCCGTCGACGCCGACCCAAACTGGATCACCACCTGACCAGGGAAGAGTACGTCGAAACGCTCGCGCTGCTCGGACCGGACATCGACGATGCCGTCGAAGCCTGCTTGCGCGCCGTAGCGGACGACGCGCCGGCGTTCCTGGCTCCAGCTGCCGACTCGCCGCTGAGCGCCCGGGCTTTGGTGCAGAAGGACCCGGAGTTGTTGGCAACGTTGATGGAGGCCTACTACATCGACGAGGAGCCGAGTGGACTCCGAGACGAGGGTGTCCGACGGCATCAGGGCCGGTGGACCTCTATCGGGCCACCGTTTTTCCAGTACTACTTCGGTGGGTTCTGGCAGCTTTTCCAGACAGCGCCGCTGCCGACCTCGGTGCGGGTGCTGAACAATATTCTGAACAGCGGTGCGCGGGCGCGCGTAGCGGAACTGTCACGCCATAGGCTGGCCGGGCCTGCCAGCCCTTGGAACGACGCTGACGGTGAGCAGCGGGACGGCGAGGGTGAACATCGCGGTGCCGTCCTGAACCTTGATGGCACTGCCCGCTTGTACGTCGGCGACAGCCACGTGTGGAGTTGGTACCGGGGAACTTCGGTCGGCCCGTACTCGGCGATGAGCGCGCTCCAGGCGATGGAACGCCTCGCCGACACATGGCTGAGCCGGGGTGCGCCACCCAGGAAGATTGCCAAGGCACTCCTGACCGGCTGCGAAAACCTGGCAATTCCGGGGATGCTGTTCGGTCTGCTCGTACGCCACATCGAGAAGATCGACACCGAGCTCGATTCCTTCCTCACCGAGCCGGTCGTATGGGAATTGGAGTTCGGACGCAGGACGAATGAGTTCTCAGGACTGCGTGCAACAACCGAAGGTCTCGCGAACCTCGAACGTCGCCAGTGGACACCACGTGAGGTAGCCATGTGGCTGATGACGCACGGCGGGGAGGAGCGTGCCGACGCATTGAAGAAGGTTGCCGTCAAGCTTGTCGAGAATGGCGACCGGGTCGGAATCAGCCAGGAGCGTACAAAGAACTGGGCCGCCAGTCTGGACTCGGACCAGTACCGAATCAAGCAGCATGGCGATGAAATCTACATCGAGGTCGAACCGCCGACTGAGCTGCGCGCCGCACAAGAAGCGCACATGGCCAACCAGGAGATCGTACAGACCGGCCTGCGGCTGCAGAACCGGTATTGGGGATCGGCCAAACATGACGCCAATTACATGCCGCCCTCATCGGAGGAGATCGCCGCAGACCTGGCAGCAGGCCGTGCCTTGCTCGAGTCCGATGCAGACCTCCTGCCGACCCGACCTGTGAACGCCGTCGCCCACGTCGCCCGAACAGCGGTCGTACGCGCAGCTGCTGGCGATATGGCAGCCCTGTGCGACGAAGCCCGCTTCGCAACTGAACTCCTCCTCGGTATCGCATTGTCGTTCCGGGATGCCGAGGACCAACAACACGAGAGACAGTACTTCGACCTCGGTGCCGACCGAGCCGCGGCTCAAGCCGTTCCGGCATTGCTCACGCCTGCACTTGCTGCGCCGCTGGAAGTAGCCGGCGGCTCGACCGAAGAGGTTGCCGAGGCCGGTCTTGCGATGGCAGGCAAGACATCCTTGGAGACCCGGCTGTACCTGGCGCGTGGATGCGATGCCGTCTGGGCGGCCCCGTGCCGCCTCGCCCCTTGCATCCACCGGACCGCGTTGAACTGGTTGCTTGAGACTGCCCGTGTCGCAGAAATCGGTCCGTGGGACCAGGATGGCCAGCGACGGTTGAGCGCCCGCATCCCCGGCAATGTTGCCGAACGCCTCCAGGAACTGTCGGGTGACTCCATCGACATCGCGGTCCTCGACGCGGCCATCCGCGGACTCGGCGCGGCTGCGTCGAAGGACCACTGCTGCACGGACGACGCGGCTGAGCTCCTCGCGTCGTTCCTCGACGTCCAGCGACGCGCAATGGTCACGCACGAGAAAGAGGGCTGGACCGCGGACCACCACGGGACCCACACCCTGGTCGCCGCACGAGCCCTGCTCAATGGCTTCGCGAAGGGCGGTGACGCCAGACCGGTGCTCGAACACCTAGACGCCCTTCGCGTAGATGCGGGGCTGATGTCGAACTATCTCCACGGTCTTGCCGCAGCAGGTGCAGAGAATGAACGGCTTGCCGAAGCGGCCCGAGGTATCTGGCCGTCGTTGCTGCGCCACGCCATCGGCTATCTGAGTGACGACCCGAGCCCCTACAGTGACCATTCCTGGGGCGACTGGGCAGCCGCTGCCCTGCTACCGGACCCACTCCCGTGGACGCAAGGCATGTACAACGAGCTCGCCGGTAAACCCATCGAATGGGTGCGCGCTGAAGACCTTGCTGAATTCATCGACGATTGGCTGCCAGCCGCTCGCGGGCAACGCCAGTCCGTCGACGCACTCATCGGGATCCTGAGGAAGCTACCGCAGGAAGTACAGGCCACCCGCGGCGTGCGCTGGGTCTCTGAACTGTGCATTCAAGATGGACAAGTCACAGTGGAGCGGTCATGGCTGTCGAACAGCTGGCTCAAGGAGATTCGGGGGATGGCTGAGGAACTCGGCAAGTTGGATGAGTGGCAGATGTTCGTCGACTTCTTGGTGGTTGCTGGAAACGAAGGACTGGCGCCGTACAGCAAGTGACGTCTCAGGATCCCTTTCCTGTTCTTCGCGATCCAAGGGCTTGTGGAGAATCAAAATGCTGATTTGATCTTTGCGAGGCTGTTGTTGACCGGGAACGCGGTAACGTCAGCGGGTGTTTGGAGTCCGGCTTTTTAGGCTGGAATGGTGCAGTCGGTGACTCCGCAGAGCCGGGCCATCAAGTTCCGGATACAGAGTAGGACGCGTACGTGGGAGCGGCTCGGCCCTGTGCAGAGGTCGAGGACGTCCAGTTCGTCGCTGGCGATGAAACACGGACGGTACGCCTTGTCGACATCCAGAATCGCTGCCACGGCGCCACGGACGCGGGCGAAGTACGCGTTGACCGTCAGCCGGACGACTGCGCCCCCTTGCCTGGCCACTGATCTCGGCATGCATTCCACGTGATGCGTCATCGGGAAGAGGTCGGCTTGGGTCTGGTTGAAGATAAGTGCAGGTCAGAGATCATTTGGTGGGCGTGACCTTGGCGATTTCTGGGCTCCGAGCGTCATTTGAGCGTCAAGAGAAGGAGGGCTTTGGTGAGCGTCAGGGTTCGAGTCGGTTGTCGGCCGAGCGGGGGTGTTCACTCTGAGTGATGGGAGCGTGTAGCAGTCAATCCGGCAGCGCTGTGGGCGGTAGCGTCCTTCCTGAGGCCTAAGGCTTTCACCGCATTCCGGCGTCAGGGAACGCTCGGTCGCCTGTCGGAGCGCGGGATATCCATCGGGCACATGTCTGACGGCAGGCGGGGGTCTTGCGGGTTCTGTCATGGACCTGCTCTTCTGGTGGTGGATGCGGTAACGGTTGGGATGCAACGTGACTCCTGCGGGAGGAGTGCGCAATGACAGCGACTCGGTTGGCTGGTCCTGACTGGCGGTATGGCCGCGCCGTACGGGCTGGGCATGCCCGGCGCGGACCGATGACCGGTGTCATCGGTGAGGTTCACCGGGCTGTCGGGGGCGGTGTGCTGCCGGCCACAGGGGACTCGGGGACCATCGATGCCTCCTCGGGTGGAGCGCTGCGGACGGCTGGTCTCTCCGTGCCCGTCGGGGATGCCCTCGGGGTGGGCAGTGCGGTATGACCGTGTTGACGCGGGCCGACGGAGTGTCGCCGAAGCGGGTGAAACGGATCTGTCCGCGGTGACACATCAGATCTCCGCGGCCTTGGCCGCCTTTGTGGACGACAGGGTGCAATCTGCCGTGGCACGGAGCTTCCCGGTGGATGTCCCCCTGGCGCTGGGGGAGTTCT is part of the Streptomyces qinzhouensis genome and harbors:
- a CDS encoding MmcQ/YjbR family DNA-binding protein, encoding MATADDVRRIALSLPGALEKLAWGMPTFRLADRGRIFASLDDDDRSMGVKCPMDERAELIAAEPAKFFLLPGHDDNYAWLRVRLAALDDEAELYAILLDSWRQAAPPTLLTSHPDLAGQPPRHH
- a CDS encoding helix-turn-helix domain-containing protein, which encodes MPTRSTSSDISPETNPDAPLSGGWYSTGELARLLRVDPSTLRRWRTAHPRQGPPYIPVSGRIVLYSARDVATWLAERRVTPGFGELMPYTETVPLGVRVAGDIEHRPNRASPYRARVRWFDPVSRRRRSLSEGKGTLDEAEEWISGILKAAEAGIAPDVATMSLAEYGTANMDLALRGLELKTLDPYLAGWRRRVVPALGHFPVRMITNGAVDRTVHGWIADEQSRSTVKNSLAVLVRVMEQAVRDGLITVNPARVTGWQREYKQAEDELDNPRALALRDWPTLLRLAHALVDRSHGHYQGWGEVVVFAAATAARIGEVSGVRVADIDPVN